The proteins below come from a single Prochlorococcus marinus str. MIT 9215 genomic window:
- a CDS encoding extracellular solute-binding protein — translation MNVNIPVNSTEKEVKVYSGRHYNTDRSVFKKFAEETGIKVRLIEAAGISLIERLKREGKNSQADIILLVDAARITNAAKAGLLQPIQSSSLENDVPVGLKDPNKEWYALTRRVRVMVANPRVVDVSKINDYSDLADPSLKGKVCLRNRKSPYNQSLVANQIINKGESATKSWLSGMISNVSQPFFPGDIAIVRAVSKKKCGVGIVNHYYVARMLAGVNGRRDSLYAKKTKVLTPNPAHVNISAGGVAKYATNRNEAIKLLEFLASPEGSKGLAAPTFEHPLKQVNQNEIVKNFGEFLPDSVTVEDLGEKNSLAIKLMKDAGWN, via the coding sequence ATGAATGTAAATATTCCAGTTAATTCAACAGAAAAGGAAGTCAAAGTTTATTCGGGTAGACATTACAACACAGATAGAAGTGTTTTTAAAAAATTTGCAGAAGAAACAGGCATTAAAGTTAGGCTTATAGAAGCAGCAGGAATTTCCTTAATTGAAAGATTAAAACGAGAAGGGAAGAATTCTCAAGCAGATATAATATTGCTAGTAGATGCTGCAAGAATCACAAATGCAGCCAAAGCTGGATTACTTCAACCAATACAATCTTCTAGTTTAGAAAATGATGTGCCAGTTGGATTGAAAGATCCAAATAAGGAATGGTACGCATTAACAAGAAGAGTAAGAGTGATGGTAGCTAATCCAAGAGTAGTAGATGTAAGCAAAATCAATGATTATAGTGATTTAGCTGATCCTTCTTTAAAAGGTAAAGTATGTTTAAGAAATAGAAAAAGTCCATATAATCAATCATTAGTTGCCAATCAAATAATCAATAAAGGTGAATCGGCAACTAAATCTTGGTTAAGCGGAATGATTTCAAATGTCTCACAACCATTCTTCCCAGGAGATATTGCAATAGTTAGAGCAGTCTCTAAGAAAAAATGTGGCGTTGGAATCGTTAATCATTATTACGTTGCAAGAATGTTAGCGGGTGTTAATGGAAGAAGAGATTCTTTGTATGCGAAAAAAACAAAGGTCCTTACTCCTAATCCTGCACATGTAAATATTAGTGCCGGAGGTGTTGCTAAATATGCAACAAATAGAAATGAAGCTATTAAGTTGCTTGAATTCTTAGCATCTCCAGAAGGAAGTAAAGGTTTAGCCGCTCCAACTTTTGAACATCCTTTAAAGCAAGTTAATCAGAATGAAATAGTAAAAAACTTTGGAGAGTTTTTACCCGATAGTGTCACTGTAGAGGACCTTGGAGAAAAAAATTCTTTAGCTATTAAATTGATGAAAGATGCAGGCTGGAATTGA
- a CDS encoding Fe2+-dependent dioxygenase has translation MNYLTHQLLNPKEINLLKKNLTLQDISWEDGKKTAGNHAAKVKNNLQLDRSSNISKKCTGLIEKKILSDVLIKSFALPKRIHGTMFTKTLKGMKYGRHIDNAFMSSGRADLSFTIFLNEKDKYSGGELLIEGLNSEDKFKLDSGGIIIYPSTYLHSVLEVFSGERFVVVGWIESYVKSIEEREYLFDLDAGARSLLAKHGRSDELDLIFKSYSNLLRTLGE, from the coding sequence ATGAATTATTTAACTCATCAATTACTAAATCCTAAAGAAATAAATCTTTTAAAGAAAAATCTAACCCTACAAGATATCTCATGGGAAGATGGTAAAAAAACGGCTGGAAATCACGCGGCAAAAGTAAAGAATAATCTTCAACTTGATAGAAGTTCTAATATCTCAAAAAAATGTACTGGATTGATTGAAAAAAAAATACTTAGTGATGTTCTAATAAAAAGTTTTGCTCTACCTAAAAGAATTCATGGGACAATGTTTACTAAAACATTGAAGGGAATGAAATATGGAAGACATATTGATAATGCCTTTATGTCTAGTGGGAGGGCAGATTTATCATTCACAATTTTTCTTAATGAAAAAGATAAATATTCAGGAGGTGAATTATTAATTGAAGGCCTTAATTCAGAAGATAAATTTAAGCTTGATTCAGGAGGTATTATCATATATCCCAGTACATATTTACATTCTGTTCTAGAAGTTTTTAGTGGTGAAAGATTTGTCGTTGTTGGTTGGATAGAAAGTTATGTAAAAAGTATCGAGGAAAGAGAATATTTATTTGATCTAGATGCTGGAGCCAGAAGTTTACTTGCTAAGCATGGTAGATCTGATGAACTAGACCTTATCTTTAAATCCTATTCAAACTTGCTTCGTACATTAGGAGAA